The Pseudomonas azotoformans genome has a segment encoding these proteins:
- a CDS encoding ExbD/TolR family protein gives MAFSTQDSDEVLSEINVTPLVDVMLVLLVVFIVTAPLLTNAIPINLPKTEAVAPVEQKDPLVVSIDGAGKLFINKDEIQPDLLEFNLQAAKAKDPDVRVQLQADDGVNYGEVARAMASIERAGITKLSVITAR, from the coding sequence ATGGCCTTCTCCACGCAAGACAGCGATGAGGTGCTGAGCGAGATCAACGTGACGCCGTTGGTGGACGTGATGCTGGTGCTGCTGGTGGTGTTTATCGTCACCGCGCCGCTCTTGACCAACGCGATCCCGATCAACCTGCCCAAGACCGAGGCGGTCGCGCCGGTGGAGCAGAAGGATCCGCTGGTGGTGAGTATCGACGGCGCCGGCAAACTGTTTATCAACAAGGATGAAATCCAGCCGGACCTGCTGGAATTCAACCTGCAGGCGGCCAAGGCCAAGGATCCCGATGTGCGGGTGCAACTGCAGGCTGACGATGGTGTGAACTACGGCGAAGTGGCGCGAGCCATGGCGTCTATCGAGCGCGCGGGGATTACCAAGCTGTCGGTGATTACCGCACGTTAA
- a CDS encoding alpha/beta hydrolase: protein MHSESIRYLIVPGWQGSPEDHWQSHWQNSLPNSARVEQDDWLTPRREDWVAALAEAIAADSTPVILIAHSLGCITVAHWAATAPVQFLRQVRGALLVAPADVERPACAPALRNFAPIPTDLLPFPSQVVSSDNDSAVSAARALELARHWGAEAGILSGAGHINVKSGHQRWEQGFAYLYRLQSRLEHHARRTA from the coding sequence ATGCACAGCGAGTCGATTCGTTACCTGATCGTGCCGGGCTGGCAAGGATCGCCAGAAGATCATTGGCAAAGTCACTGGCAGAACAGCCTGCCCAACAGCGCCCGCGTGGAGCAAGATGACTGGCTGACGCCACGTCGCGAAGACTGGGTCGCCGCGCTGGCCGAGGCCATCGCGGCCGACAGCACGCCGGTGATCCTGATCGCCCATAGCCTGGGCTGCATCACCGTGGCGCATTGGGCGGCCACCGCGCCGGTGCAGTTCCTGCGCCAGGTACGCGGCGCCTTGCTGGTGGCACCGGCCGATGTCGAGCGTCCTGCCTGTGCTCCCGCCTTGCGTAATTTCGCGCCCATCCCCACCGACCTGCTGCCGTTTCCGAGCCAGGTGGTCAGTTCCGACAACGACAGTGCCGTGAGCGCGGCTCGGGCCCTTGAGCTGGCCCGTCACTGGGGCGCTGAAGCCGGGATTCTGTCCGGCGCCGGGCATATCAATGTGAAGTCCGGTCACCAACGCTGGGAGCAGGGGTTTGCTTACCTGTACCGCCTGCAAAGCCGCCTTGAGCATCACGCCCGGCGCACTGCCTGA